In Cataglyphis hispanica isolate Lineage 1 chromosome 8, ULB_Chis1_1.0, whole genome shotgun sequence, the DNA window AAGCACAGACAGTTCTTTTATTATCGAggaactaattattttttacattcatttGCGAGATGATAAATCAGATGAAAAGATCAGCGAAAAATGCTTATTGCTATTCGATTTTAAAATCTCGTTGAAATCGAATGTATGAATATTTGACTgttcttttatcttatttattatatataaatttaatctcataattgagcaaatatatatgcaagatAAGACAGATCCCTTTGCCTCTCTCTTTACAGAAAAAGGCAGAGCgtcgaaaagaaattataaagttaaatgtaACTGACGTCGACGAAACCGGCAGCCAGACCCTTCAAGTTTGCATTACGACAGGAATGAgatcataaaaaatactttaatgatTGTTtgccaaaaaatttttatctacatcGCGACGAAGATCCTGTTTACAGAGACGAAATAGATAGCGCGATCATTGGCCTGCAGTGACGACGAATAATGGCATATTCTTCGCAAAGTAGTATATTATCAGACGCGAACGTTCGTAAATATTCCACAATGATTGCGTAACGGCAAAGGATGCCTGCGACGATACTTGAGCCGTTTGGTAGTCTGCCAggcatttcataaatatacgcACAATAACGTAACACGGTTTATTCTAAGACCGACGTTCGGCTCAAAATGTACCACGCCTTGATACCAAcgtgatctttttttaatggttCGATCGTGTAATacataatgcaatattatattatgaataatataaattctgatattcatatttattattagcatattaaattaaaattgatatgaaaattcatgcgcaattgcaattttttttttttttgccgatGTCTcgtatttttacgaaaatctaaataaacaaattttttgatcGGAAAAAACGATCGCAAAATCGTGTCAAGTGCATCGCgcgatgcaataaaaaatcgaatcgTAAAAGTTTATTCGAGTACGTTTTGGATCTCAATCCTGTCAATGATGTCTAATCAATCGTTGTCAGTGTTCGAAGCTGCCCCGCCCTTCCCCCTCGTATTACTTTATATCTCTTTCGCACCCTCGCGTGTTTTACACGTTTTGTCTCTCTGATTAATAACGAATTAACGAGTTGTACATAATCACGTCTTGTTCGATTTACGTCAAAGTGATGTCGTGCCCTTATACTTCAAGGCTCAAGTTGttgtacgatttttttttctcattaattatattgacttTACGCCACAATTGATCGATTCGCAAGCAGTAATAGCCATGTGCCCGCAAGCCTCATTAATAAACGATTTCTGTACCCCCGAtatcttttactttatataaattgcttaaaaatattgcaaatttcaaCGAAGCGCTTTAATTCGAAAGGGATAGCGAAAAAATCCGATAACAATATCTTCCTATACTTCACGTTCTCTTCCAGCGAAGATTATTTTTCGGAACAGGAATCCTGTTCTCGTTCCGAGTTTTTTGACGAACTGACTTTCTGAACTCGAAAATCCGATAAAACGTTACAATTTTGAAGCCGACATGCCCACTCAAATTTCTCATCGCCCGATTTTTAGATACGTTTGTATGTGAAAATGTAAACACGGTTATTTTCTTCATGTCTCtctgatacatatttatgtatatatatatatatatatatatatatatatatatatatgtgtgtgtgtatttttttcttctagtcAATTACAAAAATCTACAATCTTCATGAATGAGTAACTCATCAAAGATAGTCATGGGATCCCTCGCTATTCTCATTAATGCCTTCTTTCGATTCGCTGCGGTGCGCACTTTGGTTTCTTCTTTCTACACGCTTGCACATTTTGCCTATTTGCCTATTTGCCTTTTTCTTCCCTTTACTGatatctctcttcctctttcatttttttttctctttctttctctgtttctctctctttcaccctGCCTTCTGTCACCTCCTCTCTGTCCTCCATTCTTCGCCTTTTTCTCTCTGACTTTCTGTTTATCCGTCCGTGTATCTATCTGTCTGTACTGTTCCGCCCATGTGTtgtctgtgtgtgtatacgtGCGACGAGCAGCATTGAATAATATGCACTATGGGAGAGAGAATGTATGGAGttgtaatataaagtaatggaGATGGACGTGAGAATCGCGTATGGAGTTCTGGACGATCTCGCGAGATCTTCCAAAGAGCGAATTCAACCGTGATTTAAAGAGAGTTACTTTTGTTCTCGTTCCGGCCAACTTCTTCAGGGAATCTGGCGAGAATATCGAGTTTATGAAGGTGAGCGTTTTGATATCTGATATAAACACGTCGAGCAGTGCCCAACTTCTTTCTCGTGATCgaattatttacgaaaaacTATCGAAACGTTATTCTTAACGCTtcgatactttatttataaataaataattgtatcgaAATATATCATTCTCGTTTATCCCTCGCATACGTTGGGTTCTAGCACGACCGTTAAACGAAATATACAATTGTGCGTGTCGCACGTGACagtaatttatgattaaaaattcagaGGCAAGAACAGAAAAGAAGCGACCTCGACGAGCAGCTCAAAGAATACATAGCGGAATGGCGAAAGCAGAGAGccaaggaggaggaggagttGAAGAGATTAAAGGTAAAgtctttactttatatatttcttgttttttttcctttttcatatatttatttaacgctTCACTTAAAGATTATATGCCTATTGCGTTTAGGAGAAACAAGCCAAGCGCAAGATCACTCGCGCGGACGAGGAGAAGAGATTGGCCCagaagaagaaggaggaggaagaacGTCGCCAACGTGAAATCGGTAaatgatgcaatttttttttcttccctcaAACGTATCTGCATACTTAATCGAGTTTTCTGCAATTTTTCAGAGGAGAAGAAACAACGTGATatcgaagagaagagaaggtAAATGTTTCATCTTCGAATATATTGGCTTGTTTATTTctacaagatattttaaataacaaatgtaaaaaattttctggaaatatgaattttatttttacatatgtatttttataacatccaATTTAgtaatgtacaataaattatatttgatatttttttattattatatacaacgtTTATACTTGGTTTAacttattaatacatataatatataataatttattaaaattttttaatttttttataatttattagatttttttgtagTAATTTAGCGAAAttaaattagcaaaattattacgaatggataaaattcaatgatctcttatatttaatttctctatttagaataaaatagaggatcaatgtttaataaaatttaaaattttttaaaattatttttacacaaaattgcatttttacatttgttttataaaatttcctgTATACTATTCgatatatttgctttttcaTTGCTTTATCTCACTTGCTATATTTTAGGCGCCTGGAGGAATCGGAAAAGAAGCGACAGGCTATGATGCAAGCGATGAAAGATCAGAGCAAAGCCAAGGGTCCAAACTTTACCATCACTAAGAAGGATTTGGCGGTGGGTCGAattgagtattttttttttgtcttttttaattatctgcaacacaaattataaattctttatatgtaaACGCGCAGGGGCAACTTACATCGGCGCAACTTGAGCGTAACAAGACAAAGGAGCAGCTcgaggaagagaagaaaatctcCCTCAGCATTCGTATCAAACCGTTGGAGATCGAAGGTCTATCCATTGACAAGCTTCGTGCTAAGGCTACCGAATTATGGGAGACCATAGTCAAACTTGAGACCGAAAAGTACGATCTGGAGGAGCGACAAAAGCGTCAGGATTACGATGTGAGTTTTGACAATCAACTCATacgatcgtaaaaatatttttttatttttgtctgaaCAAAGTGGGTTTATCGACTCCTTAACAAAATTTCAGCCAACACtattttctaaagaaaaatgcCTCgcttattataagatttacatataattttaattttgtaaagagAAGTAAATTTAACTGtataaagaattatgtaaaaatatatttttatttatatacgcgtgtgtgtatgatatttttatatattgtatttatatattaattaaaaaagaagaaagtaaaCGAAATATACATTACTCGTTTCCGCTAGGGAAATAAGTTGTACAGACAAGAGTTTAATTATAGTTCATGTTGTTTTCGTTCTATattgataaatcaatattgcCCTTTTATCGTAGCTTAAAGAGCTGAAGGAACGTCAGAAACAACAACTGAGGCATAAAGCCTTGAAGAAGGGTCTCGATCCCGAGGCTTTAACTGGCAAATATCCTGTACGTAACTtcgattattatgtaaaagaaaaaaaaaaaacataccgATATTAATTGTCGCCTTTTTTTACAGCCGAAGATTCAAGTTGCCTCAAAATACGAACGTCGAGTCGATACTAGGTCCTATGACGATAAGAAGAAACTCTTCGAAGGTGTaagtatattctttttactgATTACttctttttacgatattaaacCCTgataaaaatctcatttttatacGAGCCGATCTTTACatagaaaatatcaatattaaaaagaaatataaaagatactgtcacatataaatgtattatacataaaagtataagaactcttatttttccattgtacaatataaaaagtacagtctatcaaaaatatgatagaagtataaatcaatataaaaaaaatagtgacCAGTGAGCATATGTCGATTGAATCACAGGGCTATGACACGTTCTTAGCGGAGATGAACGAGAAATTATGGAAACAGAAAGCGGAACAATTTATGAAGCGAACCAAAAGTGAGTTCACCCGTGATCTCTCTGTCACTGTATCACCCATCTTTGCTTGTCTTATTAATTGCATTCCCCAGAATCTCATCAACAATTACGtatctaatttcttttcttgtaaATCACTGATGACTAAACGATCGAGATAGCCACCAGCCAAGTTATTGTTGTGTTCGTTGTTGTTTCAATGGTATACGTAAAAGCACGATATACCATAATTTGTGCTCACACCGATTTTTTTACGTGCACTGCCAGCATGGAGAGATGCGACAGCAGTCACCAATCACGAAGATAATCTCATTGTAATAACGTTGTAGGTGTCTGTGAATTTGTTCATTTTACAAAAGATGCGATACGATATCTTCGATATTTCCTCTCGAATAAgaggatatataattttttgtgattCTCATTTTCGCGCTAAATCCAAGAATTCGTCTTCGAACATTAGCATCGAGCGTCGAAGATCATGATCCTCCGTTGGAGGATAATTTCACGAGATTTCTTAACATTAATTCTCTCAAATCCCTTAACCCTCAAACTTCGACATGGAGAGATCTTTACGACCCAGGAAAAGCGACAGTATGGAAGAGATTTTTCCCAGACAGAAAGTCCCCGATGTGTGAGAATAACTCCTAGCATGCCATTCTGTCCGTTGGTGTTTCAGGGTCTGACCGAGCAGCAAAAGGAGTTCATGGAGAAACAATGGGCCCAGCAAAAGGAACAGTTTATGGGCCGTCAGAAGAGTACGTATGATCTCCGCTTTCGAGACTTTGAGcaggaattaaaaattttcaaagtgcTTCCGGCACTCCTCGAAGCGTCGAGATATACACACCtccgtatattttttctactcaatataattaactttatatttttataaaattatttaattaaaaaatttgaaatttgttgGGAATTTATTTcgctgcaaaatatattagcttcataattaatattttctagaatTGCTAAAATCGTTTCTCTGTACGgttcaaaatatttagcaTATTGCTTACTTTTTCATGAAATTCTTCAAGCGTTAATACATTTAACATTCTTCTCTTAATTGCGTTTACGAATTTAATCTGTTTTCCGTGGATAATAGCGAAGTTACCTAAGTGGTTCGGCGAGCGACCGGGCAAAAAGCCTGGTGATCCCGAGTCACCAGAGGGTGAGGAGGACGTAAAGGCCGCCGTCGACGACGACCTTGAGGAGCCGCAATttgaagaggaagaggaagaagagggtGGCGAGAAGGAGGAAGgtgaagaggaagaggaggaggaggaggaggaagaggaggaggaagaggaggaggaggaggaggaggaagaggaggaagaggaagaggaagaataAATCCTTTTAATCGATTCGGCACGCGTAATACAGATTTTAAGAAGcatatttggaaaattttcaaaatggtCACATCGCACAGTCTCGCGTTAACATTTCCTCGAACCGTGTCGAATGTAGTCGGTGGTGACAGTAAAAAGTGCCCAATATATGACGGCGTCTTTCATCTACTTCCGAAAACTCTCGTCcccatcctttttttttcgttacgtTACATcgagtcttttttttcttcttcaagaTTGAAACGAGATGTGAGGGATGTTATTCTTGTAgtaaattttatcgttttactACTTTTACTATCACACTGTCACTTTTACCACTACAGCTACCATTACTATTACTATTCTATTACTACTTCTAAtgcaattgttattattgctactactactacttctattactattactattattattactattattatattgtacaaacACAGAAAcacaaattattgaaataaagcgatttatcatataaaatctgTCGCAAGAACGTCAAATTTTACCCAGAAAAATAGTGttttatcttgataatttaaatcattctaggattttgaaaaaacataaagatattatacaaCAAAAGCAgcgatttagaaaaaaaaaacatcgttTAGGTCTTTAATAGGTCTTTCAAGACACTTGACTTTGAAACTTGAATTGAATCATTCTCTGTATATTATGTCATACATTGTTTTCGCGACAAGTCTTATCGTTAAATTGCAGTATCGTCCTTGAGTTCCGGAAGCGCTGATTTGCTTGTGGTGTTggttaaaaacaatattttaacgatgtcataatatgcatatgtcgatatataattttcatgagaTTACGGCATATTCGTATGGAgtataattttacgaaatgaATTTTTAGTAGGCAAagcttatcaaaaatatatttatcgtataaacattaataaattgatattgatattggCAATCGTACAAAATCCACAATTAAATAgtgataattttacatttgaaatGGTTACTACATCAATTTGGACAAATTAAACTTTGACacggtaaaaaaatttgataacatttacacatattatatacaattaacaaTCGTATTGACAATTGTAGCGGCAATTTTAACAACAGTAAACaacttttagattaaaaaaagaaatttcaagtCCATCTAAAATCTCTGTCAACAGATGAATGGAATTTGATTCATTACATTATTCTCGGAATAAAAAGCGCGCTTAAAATGTTGGAGATAGTTAAACATTACGCGAGTCTCGCGTAAATGTAAGAATAATTTCTTAGAAATAGCATAACGATACGCAAAAGAGGTAGAATACGGTGCCAGGAAAAAATCGTCTTCGGAAATAGATTTTCGAGATGAGGCTCGCTGCTCGATGATTGCAAAGTGTAAGATCGTGCCGCGAGTTGACAGGAACGTACACAAGTCGGTCCACCGCGATTAGAATTGTAAGCAGGTCCGCGGATGAGAACAATAGTACGGTGGCACAAGAACGGAACGAAGCGAGTGACGTGATTAGCGATGGAGTCGATCTGTCTGTCATGTGGACGATTGATTGTTCACTCGATATACTATAAGtcctctttatttatttatttatttaacggaAAGAAATTGCTTCGGTATACAAAAGTGgtgccaaaaaaaaagaataaaacagaaaaacaaaattatatataaaaaaaattatatacaattatatacaaaacaaattatatataaaaggattaaattgCAGATAAAGATGATCTATTTTTCGAGGATTTTCTTCTTGACGTATGAGTGATCGCAAAAGAATCTGCGAGTTT includes these proteins:
- the LOC126851523 gene encoding troponin T isoform X1; protein product: MSDDEDQYSSEEEVEEVGRASQKESGENIEFMKRQEQKRSDLDEQLKEYIAEWRKQRAKEEEELKRLKEKQAKRKITRADEEKRLAQKKKEEEERRQREIEEKKQRDIEEKRRRLEESEKKRQAMMQAMKDQSKAKGPNFTITKKDLAGQLTSAQLERNKTKEQLEEEKKISLSIRIKPLEIEGLSIDKLRAKATELWETIVKLETEKYDLEERQKRQDYDLKELKERQKQQLRHKALKKGLDPEALTGKYPPKIQVASKYERRVDTRSYDDKKKLFEGGYDTFLAEMNEKLWKQKAEQFMKRTKTKLPKWFGERPGKKPGDPESPEGEEDVKAAVDDDLEEPQFEEEEEEEGGEKEEGEEEEEEEEEEEEEEEEEEEEEEEEEEEEEE
- the LOC126851523 gene encoding troponin T, skeletal muscle isoform X2, whose translation is MSDDEDQYSSEEEVEEVGRASQKESGENIEFMKRQEQKRSDLDEQLKEYIAEWRKQRAKEEEELKRLKEKQAKRKITRADEEKRLAQKKKEEEERRQREIEEKKQRDIEEKRRRLEESEKKRQAMMQAMKDQSKAKGPNFTITKKDLAGQLTSAQLERNKTKEQLEEEKKISLSIRIKPLEIEGLSIDKLRAKATELWETIVKLETEKYDLEERQKRQDYDLKELKERQKQQLRHKALKKGLDPEALTGKYPPKIQVASKYERRVDTRSYDDKKKLFEGGLTEQQKEFMEKQWAQQKEQFMGRQKTKLPKWFGERPGKKPGDPESPEGEEDVKAAVDDDLEEPQFEEEEEEEGGEKEEGEEEEEEEEEEEEEEEEEEEEEEEEEEEEEE
- the LOC126851523 gene encoding troponin T isoform X3 — translated: MSDDEDQYSGRASQKESGENIEFMKRQEQKRSDLDEQLKEYIAEWRKQRAKEEEELKRLKEKQAKRKITRADEEKRLAQKKKEEEERRQREIEEKKQRDIEEKRRRLEESEKKRQAMMQAMKDQSKAKGPNFTITKKDLAGQLTSAQLERNKTKEQLEEEKKISLSIRIKPLEIEGLSIDKLRAKATELWETIVKLETEKYDLEERQKRQDYDLKELKERQKQQLRHKALKKGLDPEALTGKYPPKIQVASKYERRVDTRSYDDKKKLFEGGYDTFLAEMNEKLWKQKAEQFMKRTKTKLPKWFGERPGKKPGDPESPEGEEDVKAAVDDDLEEPQFEEEEEEEGGEKEEGEEEEEEEEEEEEEEEEEEEEEEEEEEEEEE
- the LOC126851523 gene encoding troponin T, skeletal muscle isoform X4 — its product is MSDDEDQYSGRASQKESGENIEFMKRQEQKRSDLDEQLKEYIAEWRKQRAKEEEELKRLKEKQAKRKITRADEEKRLAQKKKEEEERRQREIEEKKQRDIEEKRRRLEESEKKRQAMMQAMKDQSKAKGPNFTITKKDLAGQLTSAQLERNKTKEQLEEEKKISLSIRIKPLEIEGLSIDKLRAKATELWETIVKLETEKYDLEERQKRQDYDLKELKERQKQQLRHKALKKGLDPEALTGKYPPKIQVASKYERRVDTRSYDDKKKLFEGGLTEQQKEFMEKQWAQQKEQFMGRQKTKLPKWFGERPGKKPGDPESPEGEEDVKAAVDDDLEEPQFEEEEEEEGGEKEEGEEEEEEEEEEEEEEEEEEEEEEEEEEEEEE
- the LOC126851523 gene encoding troponin T isoform X5, translating into MKRQEQKRSDLDEQLKEYIAEWRKQRAKEEEELKRLKEKQAKRKITRADEEKRLAQKKKEEEERRQREIEEKKQRDIEEKRRRLEESEKKRQAMMQAMKDQSKAKGPNFTITKKDLAGQLTSAQLERNKTKEQLEEEKKISLSIRIKPLEIEGLSIDKLRAKATELWETIVKLETEKYDLEERQKRQDYDLKELKERQKQQLRHKALKKGLDPEALTGKYPPKIQVASKYERRVDTRSYDDKKKLFEGGYDTFLAEMNEKLWKQKAEQFMKRTKTKLPKWFGERPGKKPGDPESPEGEEDVKAAVDDDLEEPQFEEEEEEEGGEKEEGEEEEEEEEEEEEEEEEEEEEEEEEEEEEEE